A single window of Entomoplasma ellychniae DNA harbors:
- the purB gene encoding adenylosuccinate lyase, protein MIKRYRVSSIQKIWDEENRIQKWWEVELEVIKAWNILGVVPQNDLDIIIKKVNLSLSRMLEIEKETKHDVVAFTRMISESLNEEAKWVHLGITSTDVVDTAQNLQIKESSLIVLESLNALSLTIFNLAIKHKKTLIMGRSHGIYGEPTSLGLKFLLWHAELSRQIKRVTLAFEDVCVTKVSGSMGNFANLEVEVENIVAKNLQMPVDLISTQVSQRDRLASLFLSFANLASTFEKIATEIRLYQRSEVKEILEGFSINQKGSSSMPHKKNPISSENISGLSRMIKSYVIPALENNVLWHERDISHSSNERIMLPDVFNLITYISNRLNSVLINIVIDEKQMLRNIQLANNVFYSQPILTEAIKHSNNKREEIYDLIQKASLVALQENKDFIEVIKTYNISKFISEDKMKEILTLDYFLRNVDEIYLRYNEQK, encoded by the coding sequence ATGATTAAAAGATATAGAGTTTCTTCAATTCAAAAAATTTGAGATGAAGAAAATAGAATTCAAAAATGGTGAGAAGTTGAATTAGAAGTAATAAAAGCATGAAACATATTGGGTGTTGTACCTCAAAATGATTTAGACATTATTATTAAAAAAGTTAATCTCTCTTTGTCGAGAATGTTAGAAATCGAAAAAGAAACAAAACATGATGTTGTTGCTTTTACAAGAATGATCAGTGAGTCATTAAATGAAGAAGCAAAATGAGTTCACTTAGGCATTACTTCAACTGATGTTGTTGACACTGCTCAAAATTTACAGATTAAAGAATCAAGCTTAATAGTTTTAGAATCATTAAATGCATTAAGTTTGACAATTTTTAATTTAGCTATTAAACACAAAAAAACTTTAATCATGGGAAGAAGTCATGGAATATATGGTGAGCCAACATCATTGGGTTTAAAATTCTTATTATGACATGCTGAGTTATCAAGACAAATAAAAAGAGTTACATTAGCTTTTGAAGATGTTTGTGTAACTAAAGTTTCTGGTTCTATGGGAAACTTTGCTAACTTAGAAGTAGAAGTCGAAAACATAGTAGCTAAAAATTTACAAATGCCAGTTGATTTAATTTCAACTCAAGTTTCACAAAGGGATCGTTTAGCTTCATTATTTTTAAGTTTTGCTAATTTAGCATCTACTTTTGAAAAAATCGCTACTGAAATTAGACTATATCAAAGAAGTGAAGTTAAAGAAATTTTAGAAGGTTTTTCAATTAATCAAAAGGGTTCATCTTCTATGCCACATAAAAAAAACCCTATAAGTTCTGAGAATATATCAGGTTTATCTAGAATGATTAAATCATATGTTATTCCAGCTTTAGAGAATAATGTTTTATGACATGAAAGAGATATTTCGCATAGTTCAAACGAAAGAATTATGCTACCAGATGTATTTAACTTAATAACTTATATTTCAAATAGATTAAATTCAGTGTTAATAAATATAGTTATTGATGAAAAGCAGATGTTAAGAAATATCCAATTGGCTAATAATGTGTTTTATTCTCAGCCAATTTTAACTGAAGCTATTAAACATTCGAATAATAAAAGAGAAGAAATTTATGATTTAATTCAAAAAGCTTCTTTAGTGGCTTTACAAGAAAATAAAGATTTTATTGAAGTTATTAAAACTTATAATATTAGTAAATTTATTTCAGAAGATAAGATGAAAGAAATATTAACACTTGATTATTTTTTAAGAAACGTTGATGAAATATATTTAAGATATAATGAACAAAAATAA
- the coaD gene encoding pantetheine-phosphate adenylyltransferase, with amino-acid sequence MKKAIYPGSFDPIHEGHVNIIEKASKLFDEVHVIISLNINKNNTLNSNERKELVLSKIKHLTNVFVDINESILTTEQAKKLNAKYLIRGLRSQDDFNYEVQYYDGIKALDDNLEIVYFISDEEKRTLSSSILKEIEHFKKRE; translated from the coding sequence ATGAAAAAAGCTATATACCCAGGAAGTTTTGACCCAATACATGAAGGTCATGTGAATATAATAGAAAAAGCATCAAAATTATTTGATGAAGTACATGTAATTATTTCACTTAATATTAACAAAAATAATACATTAAATTCAAATGAAAGAAAAGAATTAGTTTTATCAAAAATAAAACATTTAACAAATGTGTTTGTAGATATTAATGAAAGCATACTAACAACAGAACAAGCTAAAAAATTGAACGCTAAATATCTTATAAGAGGGCTAAGATCACAAGATGATTTTAATTATGAAGTACAATATTATGATGGAATTAAAGCATTAGATGATAATTTAGAAATTGTTTATTTCATCAGTGATGAAGAAAAAAGAACTTTATCATCATCTATTTTGAAAGAAATTGAGCATTTTAAGAAAAGAGAATAA
- a CDS encoding Gfo/Idh/MocA family protein, whose amino-acid sequence MKFATIGTGDIVKEFIKATKSFDNLNYGVCYSRTLPTAKIFLKNIDEENTIITTSFEEIVNQKVDFVYIASPNGLHYSQALFFLKNKINVLLEKPVTFLKKEILELTQLANKNKVILLEAIKTIHSKEFEILKEMSINSKATGAFLNANQYSSRMSKINKNIFDSVFDAELGKGNTYDILIYPVEMAIALFGEVKEVKSISKYLKNGVSIADYVLIQHVNGNITSINSSKNNFQTVNSQIYSEDQTLEIKGIVTLDKIISEHHIARVGRIEISRDETIHPMIQEIQEMIHLIKTQDFVKMNYWLNLSIQSIEVLEKISVINSKN is encoded by the coding sequence ATGAAGTTTGCAACAATCGGAACTGGTGATATAGTAAAAGAGTTTATTAAAGCTACAAAGTCATTTGATAACTTAAATTATGGTGTATGTTATAGTAGAACATTACCAACAGCTAAAATATTTTTAAAAAATATTGACGAAGAAAATACAATCATTACAACTTCTTTTGAAGAAATAGTAAATCAAAAAGTTGACTTTGTTTATATAGCTTCACCCAATGGTTTGCATTATTCTCAGGCATTGTTTTTCTTAAAAAATAAAATAAATGTTTTACTAGAAAAACCAGTAACGTTTTTAAAAAAAGAAATATTAGAACTTACTCAACTTGCTAATAAGAATAAAGTTATTTTATTAGAAGCAATTAAGACAATTCATTCAAAAGAATTTGAAATTCTAAAAGAAATGTCTATTAATTCAAAAGCAACTGGAGCTTTTTTAAATGCAAATCAATATTCAAGCAGAATGAGCAAGATTAATAAGAATATATTTGATTCAGTTTTTGATGCTGAATTAGGTAAAGGTAATACATATGATATTCTTATTTATCCTGTTGAAATGGCTATAGCTTTATTTGGTGAAGTTAAAGAAGTTAAATCAATATCTAAATATTTAAAAAATGGAGTAAGTATAGCTGATTATGTTTTAATACAGCATGTAAACGGAAACATAACTTCTATAAATAGTTCTAAAAATAACTTTCAAACAGTGAACTCTCAAATTTATTCAGAAGATCAAACTTTAGAAATTAAAGGAATTGTGACTTTAGATAAAATAATTTCAGAACACCACATTGCAAGAGTTGGAAGAATAGAGATCTCAAGAGATGAAACTATTCATCCAATGATTCAAGAAATTCAAGAAATGATTCATTTGATTAAAACACAAGATTTTGTAAAAATGAATTACTGATTAAATTTATCAATTCAAAGTATAGAAGTGTTAGAGAAAATATCAGTTATTAATTCTAAAAACTAA
- the rnr gene encoding ribonuclease R has protein sequence MKKEEIISILKNNKDLISISNLANKLKIFDIVQLKNKLEILVQEKLIVISEEDNVYLLGDKYKTGNLRLNPKGFGFVNDILKPEEEAFFVPPVSMSGCYDGDIVVYTVIKDERTRAEVVELLTRNKLFLIGEISKSFDGRFLDFLPSDQAFTNFKTRIVNKNEFDFKEYQIIKAKIVSIKDRILFVRLKKIIGDSRKANDRIMSIAEEFDIKTNFNKKTIKEAEEVNIPVEQEVKELLKRKTNSLEEKMIVTIDGIDSKDLDDAICVEKLPNNHFKLYVAIADVSHYVKIDSALDNEALIRGNSTYLANKVIPMLPKILSNDLCSLNPNTKKFALACEMEFDEQGVMLSKKVYETIMVSKVRLNYNEVNEYIANGSWNYNEESKVMMDQAIELYKLIDAVKIKRGTITFDVREPKVMMDNEGNVLEIKARQTGESEKLIEQFMVSANEAVAEIVNEMKLPFIYRDHDQPKEEDLITWYKSLKSFGIDPKLTPAEMLDPLNINKTLINIKVQAKDAVEEELLNLSLLRYMAKAAYELDNIGHFGLSSKCYTHFTSPIRRYSDLIVHRLLKQYVINKQYNKNDLQDNEKFITRACAIINETETTSVDCEREVVKACMVEYLQDKIGLEFGGTISVALKFGIFVQLENMVEGLVHISNLEAGITYDETNQVLIKTNNQFYRMGQKVKIKIIAADIRKRKIDFILV, from the coding sequence ATGAAAAAAGAAGAAATAATATCAATTTTAAAAAATAACAAGGATTTAATAAGCATTTCTAATTTAGCGAATAAGTTAAAAATTTTTGACATTGTGCAACTAAAAAATAAATTAGAAATACTTGTTCAAGAAAAACTAATAGTTATTTCTGAAGAAGATAATGTTTATTTGTTAGGTGACAAATATAAAACTGGTAATTTAAGATTAAATCCAAAAGGATTTGGTTTTGTTAATGATATTTTAAAACCCGAAGAAGAAGCGTTCTTTGTTCCACCAGTTTCTATGTCTGGTTGTTATGATGGTGATATTGTAGTTTATACAGTTATAAAAGATGAAAGAACAAGAGCAGAAGTTGTAGAATTGTTAACTAGAAATAAACTTTTTTTAATTGGAGAAATTTCAAAAAGTTTTGATGGTAGATTTTTAGATTTTTTACCAAGTGACCAAGCATTTACAAATTTTAAAACTAGAATTGTAAATAAAAATGAATTTGATTTTAAAGAATATCAAATTATTAAGGCAAAAATAGTTTCAATTAAAGATCGTATTTTATTTGTAAGATTGAAAAAAATTATTGGTGATTCAAGAAAAGCTAATGACAGAATAATGTCAATTGCAGAAGAATTTGATATTAAAACTAATTTTAACAAAAAGACAATTAAAGAAGCTGAAGAAGTTAATATACCAGTTGAACAAGAAGTTAAAGAATTGTTAAAAAGAAAAACTAACTCTTTAGAAGAAAAAATGATTGTTACAATTGATGGAATAGACTCTAAAGATTTAGATGATGCTATTTGTGTTGAAAAACTACCAAATAATCATTTTAAACTTTATGTTGCTATAGCTGATGTGAGTCATTATGTCAAGATAGATTCAGCATTAGATAATGAAGCTTTAATTCGTGGTAACTCCACTTATTTAGCAAACAAAGTGATACCTATGTTACCTAAAATATTAAGTAATGATTTATGTTCTTTAAATCCTAATACAAAAAAATTTGCATTAGCATGTGAAATGGAATTTGATGAACAAGGTGTTATGTTATCTAAAAAAGTTTATGAAACAATTATGGTTTCAAAAGTTAGACTAAACTATAATGAGGTAAATGAATATATAGCTAATGGTTCATGGAATTATAATGAAGAATCAAAAGTTATGATGGATCAAGCTATTGAATTGTATAAACTTATTGATGCAGTCAAAATAAAAAGAGGAACAATAACATTTGATGTCAGAGAACCAAAAGTTATGATGGATAATGAAGGCAATGTTTTAGAAATTAAAGCACGCCAAACTGGTGAATCTGAAAAACTTATTGAGCAATTCATGGTTAGTGCAAATGAAGCTGTTGCTGAAATTGTTAATGAGATGAAATTACCATTTATCTATAGAGATCACGATCAACCAAAAGAAGAAGATTTAATCACTTGATATAAATCACTAAAATCATTTGGTATTGATCCTAAACTAACACCAGCTGAAATGTTAGATCCATTAAATATTAATAAGACTTTGATAAATATTAAAGTTCAAGCAAAAGATGCAGTTGAAGAAGAGTTATTAAATTTGTCATTGTTAAGATATATGGCTAAAGCAGCATATGAATTAGATAATATTGGTCACTTTGGTTTATCAAGTAAATGTTATACTCACTTTACATCTCCAATTAGAAGATATAGTGATTTAATTGTCCATAGATTACTAAAACAATATGTGATCAATAAACAATATAATAAAAACGATTTGCAAGATAATGAAAAGTTTATTACTAGAGCTTGTGCTATTATCAATGAAACTGAAACAACAAGTGTAGATTGCGAACGTGAAGTGGTTAAAGCTTGCATGGTTGAATATCTTCAAGATAAAATTGGTTTGGAATTTGGAGGAACAATTTCAGTTGCTTTAAAATTTGGTATTTTTGTTCAACTAGAAAATATGGTTGAAGGTCTTGTACATATTTCTAATTTAGAAGCAGGAATTACTTATGATGAAACTAATCAAGTTTTAATTAAAACAAACAACCAGTTCTATAGAATGGGTCAAAAGGTTAAAATCAAAATAATTGCTGCTGATATTAGAAAAAGAAAAATTGACTTTATATTAGTTTAA
- the smpB gene encoding SsrA-binding protein SmpB, giving the protein MGIDLITSNKKAYFNYEILQTYEAGLELFGPEVKSIRNHDISINEAFIIIRKGEAFLINSSIRKYEFANFVQGVDPFRTRKLLLHKKEIKKILSRVQLESLTIVPLKLYFNGNYIKLEIGLGRGKKLHDKRETIKKRDIERKEMRKYKY; this is encoded by the coding sequence ATGGGAATAGATTTAATTACATCTAATAAAAAAGCGTATTTTAATTATGAAATTCTACAAACTTATGAAGCAGGACTAGAGTTATTTGGCCCAGAAGTAAAATCCATTCGTAATCATGATATCTCAATTAACGAAGCTTTTATTATAATTAGAAAAGGTGAAGCTTTTCTAATCAACTCAAGTATTAGAAAATATGAATTTGCCAACTTTGTTCAAGGAGTGGATCCTTTTAGAACACGAAAATTGCTTTTACATAAAAAAGAAATTAAAAAAATATTATCAAGAGTTCAGTTAGAATCTTTAACAATTGTTCCTTTAAAGTTATATTTTAATGGAAATTATATTAAATTAGAAATTGGCTTAGGTCGTGGTAAGAAATTGCATGATAAAAGAGAAACCATCAAAAAAAGAGATATTGAACGTAAAGAAATGCGTAAATACAAATATTAA